One Silene latifolia isolate original U9 population chromosome 4, ASM4854445v1, whole genome shotgun sequence DNA segment encodes these proteins:
- the LOC141653823 gene encoding F-box/LRR-repeat protein 17 → MRHHIAAEASPSTPATPYLDSTKRGKKRGSYNCGRCGVPKKGHVCDTATTSSPATPRPLPPRPQRALTFDDADVPDSAELEAAAALVQVAQMVDAGGGWPAGCLMEVMKKLPPLGLIAAAGVCVGWREVAGRVWKATEELRVRVPNTGSVGFVGSLLKKCPSLLRISLRIESDVDATMLACIAFSCPNLESLEILISESSVNRITGDELGRFVGDRRCLSSLKMEGCSSMGSIIISSASLSTLWLSDLHSLSKTIINCPNLREVSLNFVRQEDDGTDITTLVDNLGRYCPRLQNLHIASTKISHSTVLALSGANLKGLRMLSLVLGSGITDASVAAIAYSFTKLELLDLSGSSISDSGLGIICNVLSRTLTRLLLALCPNVTSSGIQFATAQLPNLELMDCGMSISDPNDASVNESNEQQLQKSSKSHHIYQKLIVKHSRLKKLSLWGCSGLDALYLNCPELKDLNLISCRNLHPGRIVLECPSLERIHAANCVKTLHEVVDTQVNNNNQTESQILSKRMADGSKRVRIPHMLFQLPSDDTKQSEVRKRRCIVSTG, encoded by the exons ATGCGTCACCACATCGCCGCCGAAGCATCGCCATCCACCCCAGCAACGCCTTACCTGGATTCAACAAAGCGAGGGAAGAAGCGCGGCAGCTACAACTGTGGCAGGTGTGGGGTCCCTAAAAAGGGACACGTGTGCGACACAGCCACCACTTCATCTCCGGCTACTCCACGTCCTCTACCGCCGAGGCCTCAGCGTGCTCTCACATTCGATGATGCCGACGTGCCTGATTCTGCTGAGCTGGAGGCTGCCGCTGCGCTTGTCCAGGTCGCCCAGATGGTCGACGCCGGCGGAGGGTGGCCTGCTGGATGCTTGATGGAGGTTATGAAGAAGCTGCCGCCATTGGGATTGATTGCGGCCGCCGGTGTTTGTGTTGGCTGGAGAGAAGTTGCTGGCCGTGTTTGGAAGGCCACTGAAGAGCTCCGTGTTCGGGTTCCGAATACGGGTTCGGTTGGATTTGTTGGATCCCTTTTGAAGAAGTGCCCTTCGCTTCTTCGGATCTCTCTTCGAATCGAGAG TGATGTTGATGCAACAATGCtggcttgtattgcattttcgtGCCCAAACCTCGAGTCTTTGGAGATATTGATCTCAGAGTCATCAGTCAACCGGATAACTGG AGATGAGCTGGGTCGTTTTGTTGGTGATAGACGATGTCTTTCAAGTCTTAAGATGGAGGGCTGCTCTAGCATGGGATCAATTATAATTTCTTCAGCTAGTCTTTCCACATTATGGCTCTCAGATCTTCACTCCCTTTCTAAGACG ATTATCAATTGCCCAAATCTGAGGGAGGTGTCTTTGAATTTTGTGCGTCAAGAAGATGATGGTACTGACATCACAACCTTGGTGGATAATCTGGGAAGATATTGCCCAAGGTTGCAGAATCTTCAtattgcatcaactaaaatatCTCATTCTACCGTGCTTGCTCTTAGCGGTGCTAATCTGAA GGGATTGAGGATGCTCTCATTAGTATTGGGGTCGGGCATCACTGATGCATCTGTTGCTGCTATAGCTTACAGCTTCACAAAGTTAGAGTTGCTGGACTTGAGTGG GTCCAGCATCAGTGATAGTGGCCTTGGAATTATATGTAACGTGTTATCTCGAACACTTACAAGACTTCTCCTTGCACTTTGCCCTAATGTCACTTCAA GTGGTATTCAATTTGCTACGGCTCAATTACCTAATCTGGAACTAATGGACTGTGGAATGTCCATCTCTGATCCAAATGACGCCTCTGTGAATGAAAGTAATGAGCAACAACTGCAGAAAAGCAGTAAATCTCATCACATCTACCAGAAGCTTATAGTCAAACATAGCCGACTGAAGAAACTTAGCCTCTGGGGTTGTTCTGGTTTAGAC GCCCTATACTTGAATTGTCCAGAGCTGAAAGACCTGAATTTAATTTCCTGTAGAAATTTGCATCCAG GGAGGATAGTTCTTGAATGCCCGAGCTTAGAAAGAATTCATGCTGCAAATTGTGTGAAAACATTGCATGAAGTAGTCGACACTCAG gttaataataataatcaaacaGAGAGCCAGATACTAAGCAAGCGCATGGCTGATGGCTCTAAGCGCGTTAGAATTCCTCACATGCTCTTTCAGCTG CCTTCTGATGATACCAAACAGAGCGAAGTTCGAAAACGAAGATGTATCGTATCTACCGGATGA